From a region of the Paenibacillus lutimineralis genome:
- the lgt gene encoding prolipoprotein diacylglyceryl transferase: MGTLLLNPIAFSIGALEVHWYGLILGTGALMGLLFAIWEGKRFKIPQEFFMDLLLFGVPSAIVGARIYFVAFKWEDYKNNLWDVFKIWNGGIAIYGALIGAIICALIFVKKRGYTFWRIADICAPSLLVGQLIGRWGNFVNQEAYGGETTEAFLRDYLHLPSFIVNQMNVEGIFRHPTFLYESVWNFVGLLLLLILRRRKFLRAGELFCSYFIWYSIGRFFIEALRTDSLAFQGAAWLASFVNGLWAPMQWIGFEQGYLAPSYGNVRISQLLALLIVITAVLFIIVRRKTIPNMPVYLDPIVSTKATEIDIATLQMPAPAAKTAAEQDNGTTSAEEANTLNGPNSTEDKKE; the protein is encoded by the coding sequence ATGGGTACCTTGTTATTGAACCCGATAGCATTTTCTATCGGTGCTTTGGAAGTGCACTGGTATGGTCTGATCTTGGGAACAGGTGCGCTAATGGGCTTGCTCTTTGCCATCTGGGAAGGGAAGAGATTCAAAATCCCGCAGGAGTTCTTCATGGACTTGCTTCTGTTCGGGGTCCCATCGGCGATTGTCGGGGCAAGGATTTATTTCGTTGCCTTCAAATGGGAGGATTATAAGAATAATCTATGGGATGTCTTCAAAATCTGGAACGGTGGCATAGCTATCTATGGAGCGCTGATCGGAGCCATTATTTGTGCCTTGATCTTCGTGAAGAAGCGCGGTTATACCTTCTGGCGTATAGCGGATATTTGCGCACCATCACTTCTCGTCGGTCAGTTAATCGGCCGTTGGGGAAATTTCGTTAACCAGGAAGCGTACGGTGGCGAGACAACGGAGGCATTCCTAAGAGATTATCTACACTTGCCTTCATTTATTGTGAATCAAATGAATGTGGAGGGCATTTTCCGCCATCCTACTTTCCTATATGAATCGGTCTGGAACTTCGTAGGATTGCTTCTACTTCTAATCTTGCGTAGACGGAAATTTCTACGTGCCGGCGAACTATTTTGTTCCTATTTCATATGGTATTCGATCGGCCGCTTCTTCATTGAGGCCCTGCGTACGGATAGCCTGGCCTTCCAAGGCGCCGCTTGGCTGGCATCATTTGTGAATGGTCTGTGGGCACCGATGCAATGGATCGGATTTGAACAGGGATATCTGGCACCGTCATATGGGAATGTACGGATATCGCAACTGCTGGCTCTTCTGATTGTAATCACTGCGGTCTTGTTCATCATTGTTAGACGCAAGACGATTCCGAATATGCCGGTTTATCTCGATCCGATTGTATCGACCAAGGCTACGGAAATCGATATCGCTACCCTGCAAATGCCTGCTCCAGCAGCTAAAACTGCTGCTGAGCAAGACAACGGTACAACCTCAGCCGAGGAAGCAAATACGCTGAATGGGCCGAATAGTACGGAGGATAAAAAGGAGTAA
- a CDS encoding ATP phosphoribosyltransferase regulatory subunit: protein MSKPKGFEKPAGVRDYLPFAVEKLREIERRVLDCMAGWGYCQIMTPTMEYYDTVGVASSTSDQKLFKLLNNRGTTMVLRSDMTTPIARVVSSLLKEEPLPLRLSYHANVFRSIEEEAGKEAEFYQTGVELVGDNSAEADAEVVALAVASLQAAGVSSFKIALGHVGFLNGLLEEAIPGREDVQQELKARLLRRDFVGYREILARLDLSAGQRDELAGILKLRGGKEVCREALELSNNSLVQSSIEYLSAVWEALEDFDVARHVIIDLTMIGDFSYYTGLIFEGYAADIGFPVCGGGRYDKLLQQFGRPAPATGFSLKTNRILDGVDGLKVGRELPVLMQYDASNRRRAYVEAERLRSEGRGVRMQLVSGPDELETGDDVITLVSF from the coding sequence TTGTCAAAACCGAAGGGCTTTGAAAAACCGGCTGGTGTACGTGATTATTTACCGTTTGCAGTCGAGAAGCTAAGGGAGATCGAGCGACGTGTGCTGGATTGTATGGCTGGCTGGGGTTACTGCCAGATCATGACCCCGACGATGGAATACTATGACACGGTTGGTGTAGCCAGCTCTACGTCAGATCAGAAGCTGTTCAAATTGCTTAATAATCGGGGGACGACGATGGTTCTTCGTTCCGATATGACAACGCCGATTGCCCGGGTTGTATCTTCCCTATTGAAGGAGGAGCCTTTGCCACTGCGCTTATCCTATCATGCGAATGTCTTTCGCTCAATTGAAGAGGAAGCGGGCAAGGAAGCGGAGTTCTATCAGACGGGGGTTGAGCTGGTCGGGGATAATTCTGCCGAGGCGGATGCCGAAGTGGTGGCTCTTGCCGTAGCTTCTCTGCAAGCTGCGGGAGTATCTTCCTTCAAGATTGCACTTGGGCATGTTGGTTTCTTGAATGGTCTGCTGGAAGAGGCGATTCCGGGCCGTGAGGATGTGCAGCAGGAGCTAAAGGCTAGATTGCTGAGACGGGACTTTGTAGGATATCGTGAGATCTTGGCTCGGCTGGATCTATCGGCAGGCCAGCGTGACGAGTTGGCTGGTATTCTGAAGCTACGTGGCGGCAAGGAAGTTTGCCGTGAGGCGCTGGAGCTGAGCAATAATTCGCTCGTCCAGAGCTCGATCGAATATTTAAGTGCAGTCTGGGAGGCTCTAGAGGACTTCGATGTGGCCAGACATGTCATTATCGATCTGACGATGATCGGCGACTTCTCCTATTATACAGGGTTGATCTTCGAGGGATATGCAGCTGATATCGGCTTTCCCGTCTGTGGCGGGGGGCGCTACGATAAGCTGCTGCAGCAATTTGGCCGCCCGGCTCCAGCAACAGGATTCTCTCTTAAGACGAACCGGATTCTGGATGGTGTCGATGGGTTGAAGGTTGGACGCGAGCTGCCTGTATTGATGCAGTATGATGCATCAAATCGCAGAAGGGCCTATGTAGAGGCGGAGCGATTGCGCAGTGAAGGAAGAGGCGTACGGATGCAGCTTGTATCTGGGCCCGATGAGTTAGAGACCGGGGACGACGTTATTACGTTGGTAAGTTTCTAA
- the hisB gene encoding imidazoleglycerol-phosphate dehydratase HisB: MATNEEKAVAVRQGEISRVTNETQIKLSFGLDGSGKSELETDVPFLNHMLDLFTKHGQFDLSVEAHGDIEIDDHHTVEDIGICLGQCLYHALGDKRGIKRYASVFIPMDEALAQVVIDVSNRPHFEYRAEYPSDRVGSFDVQLVHEFLWKLALEARITLHVIVHYGQNTHHMIEAVFKALGRALDEATSIDPRVSGVPSTKGVL, translated from the coding sequence ATGGCGACAAATGAAGAGAAGGCAGTAGCAGTAAGGCAAGGGGAGATCAGCCGTGTCACGAATGAGACGCAGATTAAGCTGAGCTTTGGCCTGGATGGTAGCGGTAAGTCTGAATTGGAGACGGATGTTCCGTTTCTGAACCATATGCTGGACTTATTCACGAAGCACGGCCAGTTCGATCTATCAGTTGAGGCACATGGGGATATTGAGATCGATGATCACCATACGGTGGAGGATATCGGTATTTGTCTGGGCCAATGTCTGTATCATGCGCTTGGTGACAAGCGGGGGATCAAACGTTATGCTAGCGTGTTCATTCCAATGGATGAGGCACTGGCTCAGGTAGTTATCGATGTCAGCAACCGCCCGCACTTCGAATATCGGGCTGAATATCCTTCGGACCGCGTTGGCAGCTTCGATGTACAGCTCGTGCATGAGTTCCTGTGGAAGTTGGCTCTGGAAGCGCGGATTACGCTGCATGTTATCGTACATTATGGACAGAACACCCATCATATGATTGAAGCGGTATTCAAGGCATTGGGCCGGGCGCTTGATGAGGCGACGAGCATCGATCCGCGCGTTAGCGGTGTGCCTTCGACGAAGGGAGTCCTCTAG
- a CDS encoding acyltransferase: MSQSIKKERLPQLDLFRAMAIFCVIQVHSSSFAAAEQALNSPIYYFYNWMNIFFKIGTPCFIFLSSFVLFYNYYDRPVNKELIGHFYKKRLAYIILPYILVSCCYFLLVAWQRGELASNSKMYELQQLGMKLLTGTSYTHLYFVFISIQFYILFPLLLWLFQSFRKSKVLLALIIPLGLAIQYGFYFWNKFELHIPNKGSYAPSYMAYYFMGAAIAIYFEHLKGWLKSDWKDMSGKQKMWTGLLWGSWLIIAFTHVQIWLSYRQHWSSPNSTWFEVLWNAHTLLSALVLMRASFLIQRRGSVFWNKALTRLGELSFAVYLFHPVVLLYYRRLRNHYTIPGDSAMYFLYIIGGSACALAISWLFTQFCFRRLPFASIFLGSVPYSLKKKKKAPGTHGPGQDRTVKMNG, encoded by the coding sequence GTGAGTCAAAGCATCAAAAAGGAGAGACTGCCTCAGCTTGATCTGTTTAGGGCGATGGCTATCTTCTGTGTTATTCAGGTACACTCTTCATCTTTTGCGGCTGCGGAGCAAGCCTTGAACTCGCCAATCTATTATTTCTATAATTGGATGAATATTTTCTTCAAGATTGGTACCCCTTGCTTTATCTTTCTAAGCAGCTTTGTATTGTTCTATAACTATTATGATCGACCTGTAAACAAGGAACTGATTGGACATTTCTATAAGAAGCGTCTTGCGTATATTATTCTCCCCTATATATTGGTCTCTTGCTGTTATTTCTTGTTGGTTGCTTGGCAGCGCGGGGAGCTGGCGAGTAATTCCAAAATGTATGAGCTGCAGCAGCTTGGCATGAAGCTACTTACGGGTACGTCTTATACGCATCTGTATTTCGTATTCATCAGCATTCAGTTCTATATCCTGTTCCCGCTGCTACTATGGCTATTCCAATCGTTCCGGAAGAGCAAAGTACTATTAGCCCTAATCATACCGTTAGGCTTGGCGATTCAGTATGGTTTTTATTTCTGGAACAAATTTGAGCTTCATATCCCTAACAAAGGGAGCTATGCCCCGTCCTACATGGCTTATTATTTCATGGGGGCTGCGATCGCTATCTACTTTGAACACCTCAAAGGCTGGCTTAAGAGCGACTGGAAGGACATGTCTGGGAAACAGAAAATGTGGACAGGATTGCTATGGGGAAGCTGGCTGATTATCGCCTTCACCCATGTTCAGATCTGGCTGTCTTACCGTCAGCATTGGAGCAGTCCGAACTCTACCTGGTTTGAAGTGCTGTGGAATGCTCATACGTTATTGTCGGCGCTGGTGCTGATGCGGGCATCCTTCCTGATTCAGCGGAGAGGCTCGGTATTCTGGAACAAGGCGCTGACTCGTCTGGGCGAACTGTCCTTCGCCGTTTATTTGTTCCATCCCGTAGTTCTGCTCTATTACCGGAGATTAAGAAATCATTATACGATCCCGGGCGACTCTGCGATGTACTTCTTATACATCATCGGCGGTTCTGCGTGCGCTCTGGCCATTTCATGGCTCTTCACACAGTTCTGCTTCAGAAGGCTCCCATTTGCGTCCATATTCTTGGGCAGTGTCCCATATTCACTAAAGAAAAAGAAGAAAGCACCGGGTACTCACGGTCCTGGCCAGGATCGTACGGTGAAGATGAATGGCTAA
- a CDS encoding acyltransferase, with protein sequence MRKVERYPVNGPNALWQLYRTVSPWKGVKNFIFIQIARYCPILPLKNWIYRHILGMRVGEHTAFGLMVMVDVFFPEKLTIGRNSVIGYNTTILAHEYLIREYRLGEVHIGDEVMIGANTTILPGVTIGDGAVVAAGSVVHKDVAPGSFVGGNPMREIDRKSPEGVRESASQE encoded by the coding sequence GTGAGGAAAGTGGAGCGTTATCCAGTGAACGGCCCGAATGCGCTATGGCAGCTATATCGGACCGTCAGCCCCTGGAAGGGCGTCAAAAACTTCATCTTCATACAAATCGCCAGATATTGTCCGATTTTACCGCTGAAGAACTGGATTTATCGCCATATTCTTGGGATGAGGGTCGGAGAGCATACCGCGTTTGGCCTGATGGTTATGGTAGATGTCTTCTTCCCGGAGAAGCTGACGATCGGTCGTAATTCGGTCATCGGTTATAACACGACGATCCTTGCCCATGAATACTTAATTCGCGAGTATCGGCTTGGGGAGGTCCATATCGGTGATGAAGTGATGATCGGGGCCAACACGACGATTTTGCCGGGAGTAACGATTGGGGATGGCGCAGTTGTCGCGGCCGGCTCGGTGGTTCATAAGGATGTAGCGCCCGGAAGCTTTGTCGGCGGGAATCCGATGCGTGAAATTGATCGTAAAAGCCCGGAGGGAGTCCGTGAATCCGCTAGTCAGGAATAA
- the ppaX gene encoding pyrophosphatase PpaX, giving the protein MMRTVLFDLDGTIVNTNELIIKTFIHVIDKHLDKPYTREQIIPYMGMTLEEQLQIFSGKEEVSHLVKEYRTYNNEHHDELVREFPHVLEVIRALHEKGIKLGVVTTKIRHTAMRALELFGLRPYMDVIITVEDVQHPKPHAEPILTAISQLNADPASTLMVGDSAADLLSAHAAGVRSAAVAWSLKGTKELQKYDPDYILNDMTDLYDLVGMGARN; this is encoded by the coding sequence ATGATGCGCACAGTATTATTTGATTTGGATGGAACAATTGTAAATACAAACGAGTTAATTATTAAGACTTTTATACATGTAATAGACAAGCATCTGGACAAGCCCTATACGCGCGAGCAGATTATTCCCTACATGGGTATGACGTTGGAGGAACAGCTGCAGATATTTTCAGGTAAAGAGGAAGTAAGCCATCTGGTGAAGGAGTACCGTACCTATAACAATGAACATCATGACGAATTGGTACGGGAATTTCCTCATGTCCTGGAAGTCATTCGCGCGCTGCATGAGAAGGGTATCAAGCTCGGCGTGGTGACGACGAAGATTCGGCATACGGCGATGCGTGCTCTGGAACTATTCGGTCTTAGACCGTATATGGATGTCATTATTACCGTGGAGGATGTGCAGCATCCTAAGCCGCATGCGGAACCAATTCTGACGGCAATAAGTCAATTGAATGCAGATCCAGCTAGCACATTGATGGTTGGAGATAGTGCTGCGGATCTGTTGTCTGCCCACGCGGCAGGCGTACGCTCTGCGGCGGTAGCTTGGTCGCTGAAAGGCACTAAGGAGCTGCAGAAGTATGACCCGGATTATATCCTTAATGATATGACTGATCTATATGATCTTGTGGGGATGGGAGCCAGGAACTAA
- the hisD gene encoding histidinol dehydrogenase, with translation MKIVRAQDFDLKREVEYGSVEQNAAVRQIVTDVKREGDAALLRYTEQFDRVRLDAGALRVTEAELKAAYDHVEPSFVTAISAAAANIRAFHARQKRNSWMDLQPDGSLLGQIIRPLKRVGVYVPGGKAAYPSSVLMNVIPAQVAGVPEIVMVTPPATGGKEGIDPYILVAAAEAGVNEIYRIGGAQAIAALAYGTDTIVPVDKICGPGNIYVALAKREVYGVVDIDSIAGPSEIAVLADDSADPAYIAADLLSQAEHDEMASAILVTPSATFASACQAEVERQLAELPRRDIAATSIADYGAIVIVDSIDEGIEVINRLAPEHFELIVEDPLVYLGKIENAGAIFLGPYSSEPVGDYFAGPNHIIPTNGTARFSSPVDVDDYIKKSSLIYYSKEALLANGETIMELARREGLEGHARAIEVRLRKEESQSGTALEGKAGAYDGDK, from the coding sequence ATGAAGATCGTAAGGGCACAGGATTTTGATTTGAAGCGGGAAGTCGAGTATGGCTCAGTAGAGCAGAATGCAGCTGTGCGTCAAATCGTCACGGATGTGAAGCGGGAAGGTGATGCGGCGCTGCTTCGATATACGGAGCAGTTTGACAGGGTGAGACTGGACGCGGGAGCGCTGCGGGTTACTGAAGCTGAGCTTAAGGCCGCTTATGATCACGTAGAGCCTTCGTTCGTCACAGCGATTTCTGCGGCAGCCGCGAATATCCGTGCGTTCCATGCCAGACAGAAGCGGAACTCCTGGATGGATCTACAGCCGGATGGCAGTCTGCTTGGACAGATCATCCGCCCGTTGAAGCGGGTTGGCGTATATGTCCCTGGCGGCAAGGCGGCCTATCCTTCCTCCGTACTGATGAACGTCATCCCTGCCCAGGTCGCCGGTGTTCCCGAGATCGTCATGGTAACTCCGCCTGCGACTGGCGGTAAGGAAGGGATTGACCCATACATTCTCGTCGCTGCTGCTGAAGCTGGAGTGAATGAGATTTACCGGATTGGCGGTGCACAAGCGATTGCTGCATTGGCTTACGGTACGGACACGATCGTCCCGGTAGACAAAATCTGTGGACCAGGCAACATTTATGTAGCTTTGGCCAAGCGGGAAGTGTACGGAGTCGTAGATATCGACAGTATTGCTGGTCCGAGCGAGATTGCTGTGCTGGCCGATGATAGCGCCGATCCGGCGTATATTGCCGCGGATTTGCTGTCCCAGGCAGAGCATGACGAGATGGCGTCAGCTATTCTGGTCACGCCGTCTGCTACGTTCGCATCCGCCTGCCAGGCTGAGGTGGAGCGTCAATTGGCGGAGTTGCCGCGCCGGGATATCGCGGCGACCTCAATCGCGGATTACGGCGCGATCGTTATAGTAGACTCGATCGATGAGGGAATCGAGGTCATTAATCGGCTCGCTCCGGAGCATTTCGAATTAATCGTGGAGGACCCGCTCGTCTACCTTGGTAAGATCGAGAATGCGGGCGCTATTTTCCTAGGACCGTACAGTTCAGAGCCGGTTGGAGATTATTTCGCCGGACCGAATCACATCATTCCAACGAATGGTACAGCGCGCTTCTCGTCGCCGGTCGATGTGGATGATTATATTAAGAAATCGAGTTTGATTTACTATAGCAAGGAAGCTCTTCTCGCGAACGGAGAGACCATTATGGAGCTGGCGCGTCGTGAAGGGCTGGAGGGTCACGCCCGAGCAATTGAGGTCCGGCTTCGTAAGGAAGAATCACAATCTGGCACTGCATTAGAAGGAAAGGCGGGGGCATACGATGGCGACAAATGA
- the hisG gene encoding ATP phosphoribosyltransferase: MSEIIKVAMPKGRIYKKASALFREAGFHIPNDVDETRKLVIPLPEIGMEFILAKPVDVPTYVEYGVADIGIVGKDVLMEEDRDVYELLDLGIARCRMSVIGLPDWKPGIHQRVATKYPNVASRYFREQGQQVEVIKLNGSIELAPLIGLADRIVDMVETGQTLRENGLVEMERIFEITSRLVANRVSYRMKNAEIQALCDALALVIER, translated from the coding sequence ATGAGTGAGATCATTAAGGTTGCCATGCCTAAGGGGCGTATCTATAAAAAAGCTTCGGCACTGTTCAGAGAGGCGGGCTTCCATATCCCGAACGATGTGGATGAGACCCGGAAGCTGGTTATTCCATTGCCGGAGATCGGTATGGAGTTTATTCTCGCTAAGCCGGTAGATGTGCCCACTTATGTGGAGTATGGCGTAGCTGATATAGGTATCGTCGGCAAGGACGTGCTGATGGAGGAGGATCGTGACGTATATGAGCTGCTCGATCTAGGCATTGCACGCTGCCGGATGTCGGTTATCGGGCTGCCTGACTGGAAGCCAGGTATCCACCAGCGGGTGGCTACCAAATATCCGAACGTGGCCTCGCGATACTTCAGGGAACAGGGGCAGCAGGTAGAAGTGATTAAGCTGAACGGGTCGATTGAGCTTGCCCCATTGATTGGCCTGGCCGACCGAATTGTGGATATGGTAGAGACCGGTCAGACGCTTAGAGAGAACGGACTTGTGGAAATGGAGCGTATATTCGAGATTACGAGTCGGCTTGTTGCTAACCGGGTCAGCTATCGGATGAAGAATGCCGAGATCCAGGCTCTATGTGATGCTCTAGCCTTGGTGATCGAACGGTAA